CCACTGACAACAGTGAATACAGATAATATTTTATTTATTTGTGGCGGTGCCTTTCCAGATTTAGACAATATTATCAAGGAGAGATTGCATCAAAAATCCAGTATGGGCTTTAATGCACAGTTGAAGGATGAATATGACGATGAGAAAGACATTCTTCGCTATGTGACGAATGAAGATATTCGAAAGTTTGGTATGATTCCAGAGTTTTTGGGAAGGCTTCCCATTATTGTAACTTTGTCAAGACTTTCAGAAGAGGAAATGGTTCGTGTATTGAAGGAGCCGAAAAATGCCATTTTAAAGCAGTATCAAAGGCTTTTGGCTCTCGATGAGGTAAAGCTTGATTTTACAGATGATGCATTGCTTTGGATTGCAAGAGAGGCACAGAAAAAGAAGACAGGTGCAAGAGCACTTCGCTCAATTATCGAGGAGTTTATGCTCGACATTATGTATGAGATTCCAAAGGATACAAGTATTGGGGCCGTGACCATTACAAGGGATTATTTGGAGAAAAAGGGAGGACCTCACATTCGCATCCGTGGGGAAGAGGAAAGATGATTTGGGCATGGATTTCTTTTGTAGGGGCCTTTTTAGACCTGAGCATTAAACAGGGGATTGAGCGATTGCCCAAGGAGGATTATCCAGCACCATTGAGTGGGAGTGGTGGAATGATTCGCATTCATCAGTTCCATAACCTGGGGCTGCCATTTGGGCATATGCAAGGAAGAGATCGCTTTGTGAAGTATTTGCCACTGATGATGGGAAGTTTGATCCTTGGAAAACTTTCTCTACTCTTGCCACAGAAGGGAAAGAAATTAGAAAAAATTGCATTTTCCAGTTTACTTGCTGGAGCGATGAGTAATTTGACGGATCGCTTTGGAAGGGGATATGTTGTGGATTATTTTAGCGTGGAAATTGGACCGCTAAAAAAGATTATTTTTAATATTGGAGATATATTTGTTTTTATTGGTTCTATACTATTTGTAATCAATAATTTCGTTTTTGGAGGAAAGAAAAAAAGATGAGTAGTTCGGACATAGTGCAGTTTGTCGTGTTGATATTATTGCTATTGACATCAGCATTTTTTTCATCATCGGAGACGGCACTAGCAACAGCCAACAAAATAAAATTGCGCAGTATGGCAGAACATGGAAATAAGTCGGCAGCTTTGGCGATCAAGGTCACTGGAGAGTCCGATAAGATGCTTTCGGCCATCCTCATTGGAAACAATGTGGCAAATTTGACAGCATCTTCTTTGGTGACCACCTTGACAATTAAAGTTGTAGGCAACCGTCTTGTTGGAATTGCAACGGGAATTTTAACAATTGCTATTTTGATTTTTGGAGAGATTATACCAAAGACCTTGGCGGCAAGAAATGCGGAGACAATAGCTCTTCTTTTTGTAAAGCCGATTTACCTTTTGATGACCGTCCTCACACCTGTGATTTTTTTAGTCAATAAGGCAGCAGCGTTGATCTTTTTACTTTTGGGTATGGATTCGTCAACAAAATCGGAAGCGATGACAGAGGAGGAAATTCGTACGATTGTCGATGTTGGTCACGAAGAGGGAATTATTGAAAATGAAGAGCGAAAGATGATCAATAATGTGTTTGACTTTGCGGCAACTGTGGTCAGGGATATTATGATTCCAAGAATTGACATGACATTTATTGATGTCAATTTAAGTTATGAAGAAGTCATAGAAATCTTTAAAAATGATATGTTTACAAGAATGCCTGTATATGAGGAGTCCACGGATAATGTCATTGGCATTATCAATATCAAGGACTTATTGCTTGTCGAAGACAAGGAAAAATTTCAGATTAAAGATTATATTCGTCAGCCACTGTACACCTATGAGTACAAAAAAGTTGCAGAATTGATGGCCGAGATGAGAAAGACCTTCAGCAATATTGTGATTGTACTTGACGAATATGGTGTGACAGCGGGAATGTTGACGATTGAGGATATGCTTGAGGAAATTGTCGGGGATATTCGAGATGAATATGACGAAGAGGAAGATGAAAATTTAGTCAAATTAGGAAAGGGAGACTATCTCATTGAGGGATCAATGCGAATTGACGACTTAAATGACAAGATTGGCACGCAATTGACTTCACAAGAATATGAGTCAATCGGTGGATTAGTGATGGAAATTCTTGGAAAAGTGCCCAAAGAAAAAGATGCCATAGAAGTTGAGGGCATTCGCATTAGTGTGGAAAAGATGGACAAGGCAAGAATTGAGACCGTTCGCTTGACACTTCCAAAAAAGTTGTAAAGACCATAAGAATATGTTATAATTTCAAAAATATGTTTTGTGGAAAGGAGAGTTTACTATGAAGCACGTTAAAACTTTAAATGAGAAGACTTTAAAAGAAAGCTTAAAGCGTGGCGGATGTGGTGAGTGCCAGACATCTTGTCAATCAGCTTGCAAGACTTCCTGCACTGTGGGAAATCAAGGCTGCGAGAATCCAGACAGATAGTCAAAAGGTAACATTGATTGGTGTAAGCCAAGGCGTTGGAGTCCCCTACAGTCAAGTCGATTGTAGGGGGTTTTTCTTTTCAAAGTAATAGAAATAAGGGGAAAAATAGTGATTCATCAGTATATTAATAATGGATATCATATTATTTTAGATGTCAATTCAGGCTCTGTGCATGTGGCAGATCCCATCTTATATGATGCTGTGGCGATTGCAGAGCCAGTGATTGGTGAGATGGAAAAGCCAGAAAAAATCAGCAAAGAGGCTGTTGCAACCATTTGTGAGGAATTGACAAAAAAGGGGTATCCGCAAAAAGAAATAGAAGAAACTTTGTTAGATATGCAGGAATTAATTGATGCAGAAGAGCTCTTTACTCAGGATACTTATGAAAGTTATGTGAGAGATTTTAAGGCAAGAAAGACCGTAGTTAAGGCACTGTGCTTGCATATTGCTCATGATTGTAACTTGGCTTGTAAGTATTGCTTTGCAGAGGAGGGGGAGTATCACGGACGACGTGCATTGATGAGCTTTGAGGTGGGAAAGAAGGCACTTGACTTTTTGGTTGCCAATTCTGGAAATCGAAGAAATCTAGAAGTGGATTTCTTTGGTGGAGAACCATTGATGAATTGGTCTGTAGTAAAGCAATTAGTGGAGTATGGTCGTTCTCTAGAGGAAGCAAATAACAAGAAGTTTCGCTTTACATTGACTACCAATGGAATGCTACTCAACGATGAAGTTATCGAATTTTGTAATCGAGAGATGGCCAATGTTGTGTTGAGCTTGGATGGAAGAAAAGAAATTAATGATATGATGCGCCCAACTAGGGGAGGCAAAGGAAGTTATGATGTCATTGTTCCAAAATTTCAAAAGTTTGCAAAGAGCAGAGGAACCAAAGATTACTATATTCGTGGAACATTTACAAAAAATAATTTGGAATTTTCAAAGGATGTTCTTCACTTTGCAGACCTTGGATTTAAACAGACCAGTATGGAGCCAGTAGTTGGAGCAGAAGACGAACCCTATGCCATTCAATGGGAAGATGTTCCAAAGATTAAAGAAGAATACGACAAGCTGGCCGTGGAGTATGTCAAGAGAAAGAAGGAGGGAAGAGGATTTAATTTCTTCCACTTTAATATTGATCTTACACAGGGACCATGTGTGGCTAAGAGATTATCAGGCTGTGGTTCAGGAACAGAGTATCTTGCAGTGACACCTTGGGGAGATCTCTATCCATGTCACCAATTTGTTGGTCACGAGGAATTCTTACTTGGAAATGTGGATACTGGTGTGGTAAAGACAGAAATTCGAGATGAATTTAAACTTTGTAATGTCTATGCAAAGCCAAAATGCAAGGATTGCTATGCTAGATTTTATTGTAGTGGAGGTTGTGCAGCAAATTCCAACAATTTCCATGGAAATATCACCGATGTCTATGATATTGGTTGCGAATTACAAAAAAAGCGTATTGAATGTGCCATTATGATTAAGGCTGCCATGGCAGATGAGGCATAAGAGTACAAAAGGAGAAAAAATGAAAAGCAAAAAGTCAAAGGGATGGCTGGGGCTATTGATTGTCCTGATTGCTTTGGTTGGTTTTACCTATCTAGCAATCACTTCGGCCAAGCAGATTAAGTTAGGACTCGATCTTGCAGGTGGTGTGAGTATCACTTATCAGGCGAAGGATGAACATCCAAAGCTTGAGGATATGAAGGACACAGTGTATAAATTGCACCAGAGAGTTACACAATATTCGACAGAGGCAGAGGTCTATTTGGAGGGAGATCGAAGAATTAATATCGATATCCCAGGAGTATCCAATGCAGATGCCATTTTGGAAGAACTTGGAAAGCCAGGTTCATTGGTATTTCAAGGACCAGATGGAAAGACGATTTTGACAGGTGATCAGGTGGCCAGTGCAAAGGCCGTGATTGGTGAAGAAAATGGTCAAAAAAAATACTATGTTGCGTTGACTTTTACAGATGAGGCTTCAAAGATATTTGCTGATGTCACAGCGGCAAATGTTGGAAAGCAGATTTCCATTGTCTATGATGGAAAAGTAGTTTCTAGTCCAGTGGTTCGAGAGGCCATCACAGGTGGACAGTGCAGTATTGATGGAATGAAGGACAACACAGAGGCTGAAAATTTAGCTTCTACAATTCGAATTGGTTCTCTTTCTGTAGAGCTTGAGGAGTTGCGCAGCAATGTTGTCGGAGCAAAGCTCGGTCAAGAAGCCATTGCCACAAGTTTAAAGGCAGGAGCGATTGGATTTGGAATTTTGACGGTGTTTATGATTGCCCTCTATTTACTTCCAGGTGTGGCTGCAATTTTGGCATTGATTTTATATGTGGATTTGACCGTATGCTTGATTGCAGCATTTGAGATTACCTTGACCTTGCCTGGAATTGCAGGTGTTATTCTTGCGGTCGGAATGGCCGTGGATGCCAATGTCATTATCTTTACTCGTATTAAGGAAGAAATCGGGCTTGGTCATAGCACAAAGCAGGCCATTAATGCAGGATTTCAAAAGGCCTTGTCTGCGATTGTCGATGGAAATGTGACCACGATTATTGCAGCGGTGGTGCTCTATTTAAGAGGCTCAGGTACAGTCAAAGGATTTGCTTCCACATTGGCACTGGGTATTATTTTGTCTATGATTACCGCACTCTTTGTGACCAGATTTATTATAAATTGCTTCTACAGTATTGGACTTGAGGGCGAGAAATTATATGGCAAGAAGGTCGATAAAAAGCCAATTCAATTTCTTCAAAAGAGAAAGATTTTCTTTGTTATCTCGGCGATTATGATTGTCATTGGCATTGTTGGAATGGGAATGAACAAATCAAAGATTGGAGATATCTTTAATTATGGACTTGATTTTAAGGGTGGTACATCGACCAATGTCACATTTAATGAAGATATGAGTCTCGAGGATATTTCTTCCAAGGTTGTTCCTGTGGTAGAGAGTGTGACAAAGGATGCCTCTACGCAGACACAAAAAGTTCAGGGAACGAATCAAGTGATTATTAAGACAAGAACGCTAAGCAAGGATGAAAGAGAACAATTAAATCAAAGCCTTGTTTCTAAGTTTGGAGTAGATGAGAGTAAGATTACAGCCGAGAGTATCTCTGGTGCAGTCAGTGCAGAGATGAGAATGGATGCCATCTGGGCAACCATTATTGCGACGGTATTGATGCTATTCTATATTTGGTTTAGATTTAGAGATATCCGATTTGCAGCAAGTTCAGTATTTGCATTAATTCATGATGTCCTTGTATTGATTGCCTGCTATGCGGTCTTTAGATGGAGTGTTGGTTCAACCTTTATTGCCTGTATCTTGACCATTGTTGGATATTCCATCAATGCGACCATTGTTATCTTTGACCGTATTCGTGAGAATATGAAGATATTGTCAAAGAAGACAAGTAAGGAAGATATTTTAAATACCAGCATTACACAGACATTGACAAGAAGTATCAATACTTCTTTGACCACTTTTATTATGGTATTTGTGCTCTATATTCTTGGTGTATCTTCTATTCGAGAGTTTGCATTGCCGATTATGGTGGGTGTTGTCTGTGGTACTTACTCTTCGGTTTGCCTTGCTTCAGCATTTTGGTATATTTTAAGTGGAAAGGGCAAAAAGAAGGGCAAGGAGGCCTAGATTTTTATGAAATATGAGGTATTGCACACGGACGGTCGTGCAAAGAGAGCACAGATGGAGACCGTGCATGGAACGATACAGACTCCTGTGTTTATGAATGTTGGAACAGTTGCTGCAATTAAGGGAGCTGTTTCCACTGATGATTTGCAGGAAATTGGCACACAGGTACAGCTTTCCAACACTTATCATCTCCATGTGCGAACGGGAGATGAACTCATTAAGGAATTTGGCGGATTGCATAAGTTTATGCATTGGGACAAGCCGATTTTAACAGATTCTGGTGGTTTTCAAGTTTATTCCCTTGCAGGAATGAGAAAAATTAAGGAAGAGGGGGTGACTTTTCATTCCCACATCGACGGTCATAAGATTTTTATGGGACCAGAGGAGAGTATGCAAATTCAATCCAATTTGGGTTCGACGATTGCAATGGCCTTTGATGAATGCCCACCAGCACTTGCAGATAGAAAGTATATCGAACATTCTGTGGCAAGGACGACAAGATGGCTAAGGCGCTGTAAGAGTGAGATGGCTAGATTAAATTCTTTGGATGATACAGTAAACAAGGAGCAACTTTTATTTGGGATCAATCAAGGTGGAGTAGTGGATGATATTCGCATTCAGCACGCCAAAGAAATTTCTGAGCTTGATCTTGATGGCTATGCAGTTGGTGGCTTGGCCGTTGGCGAGAGCCATGAGCAAATGTATCATATTTTAGATGTGGTGGTTCCTCATCTTCCAAAACATAAGCCAACCTATTTGATGGGAGTGGGCACACCAATCAATATATTGGAGGCTGTGGATCGAGGAATTGATTTCTTTGACTGTGTGTATCCTTCAAGAAACGGCAGACATGGTCATGTGTATACAAATAAAGGAAAAGTCAACTTATTTAATAAAAAACATGAATTAGATCCTCGACCAATAGAAGAGGGCTGTCAATGTCCAGCCTGTCGCTCGTATTCAAGAGCCTATATTCGCCATTTATTAAAGGCTGGAGAGATGTTGGGAATGAGGCTATGTGTATTGCATAATTTGTATTTTTATAATACAATGATGAGTGAAATTCGAGGTGCCATTGAGAAGGGTTGCTATGCAGAGTACAAGGCAGCCAAGATTGCTGGTATAGAAGGTAAAAATTAAGACTTGGGAGGAACAAATGGTAAATTTAGGAGCAGTGGTTGCAGCAGCAGGTGGCAAGGGGGGCACACTCATTATTGTTGCCTATGTCATTATCTTTGCAGCAATGATTTACTTTATGTCTTATCGTCCACAGAAGAAGGAAAAGAAGAGAATGGACGAGATGATGTCTACCCTTGCTGTTGGTGATTCTGTATTGACTTCATCAGGATTTTATGGTGTTGTCATTGATATTACAGAGGATACAGTGATTGTAGAGTTTGGAAATAACAAAAATTGTAGAATTCCTATGCAAAAAGCTGCGATTGTGCAGATTGAAAAGCCAGAATAAGAGTAAAAGGGTGGCAAAACTAGTTGTTTTTGCCATCCTTTTTATGATTTAGTGGGGAGTGTGAGCAGATGATTTTTATTATTTTAGGACTATTGATTGGTGCAATTGTCGGTGTGATTGACACTGTGTTTGGAAGAGTTTTACTTTGGATTGGTGATTTTCGCAATCTCCATTTAAATGAACTCCTTCCTTTTTTGGGGATTGTTGGAATAGGTATTGTGGTTGGATATCAAAAATTTGCGGGAAAAGCAGCTAGGGGGATGACACAGGTATTTATGGTCTCACAAGAGAGTGAGGAAAATATTCCGTTGCGATTAATTCCTTTTGTGACAGTGGCGACATGGCTGACCCATCTTTTTGGAGGAAGCGCGGGAAGAGAAGGTGTTGCAGTACAAATTGGAGCGACGATGGCACATCGCTTTCAAGCTTGGATACCTGAGAAAAGTAAAAAAAAGAGTGGACAAATTCTTCTAGTGACAGGTGTGGCAGCAGGCTTTGGTGGTCTATTTGGAACACCAATTGCAGCAACATTTTTTGGACTAGAACTATTTGCACAGGGGCAATTGGA
This region of Lachnospiraceae bacterium oral taxon 096 genomic DNA includes:
- the tgt gene encoding tRNA guanosine(34) transglycosylase Tgt produces the protein MKYEVLHTDGRAKRAQMETVHGTIQTPVFMNVGTVAAIKGAVSTDDLQEIGTQVQLSNTYHLHVRTGDELIKEFGGLHKFMHWDKPILTDSGGFQVYSLAGMRKIKEEGVTFHSHIDGHKIFMGPEESMQIQSNLGSTIAMAFDECPPALADRKYIEHSVARTTRWLRRCKSEMARLNSLDDTVNKEQLLFGINQGGVVDDIRIQHAKEISELDLDGYAVGGLAVGESHEQMYHILDVVVPHLPKHKPTYLMGVGTPINILEAVDRGIDFFDCVYPSRNGRHGHVYTNKGKVNLFNKKHELDPRPIEEGCQCPACRSYSRAYIRHLLKAGEMLGMRLCVLHNLYFYNTMMSEIRGAIEKGCYAEYKAAKIAGIEGKN
- a CDS encoding signal peptidase II; the encoded protein is MIWAWISFVGAFLDLSIKQGIERLPKEDYPAPLSGSGGMIRIHQFHNLGLPFGHMQGRDRFVKYLPLMMGSLILGKLSLLLPQKGKKLEKIAFSSLLAGAMSNLTDRFGRGYVVDYFSVEIGPLKKIIFNIGDIFVFIGSILFVINNFVFGGKKKR
- the secD gene encoding protein translocase subunit SecD, with the translated sequence MKSKKSKGWLGLLIVLIALVGFTYLAITSAKQIKLGLDLAGGVSITYQAKDEHPKLEDMKDTVYKLHQRVTQYSTEAEVYLEGDRRINIDIPGVSNADAILEELGKPGSLVFQGPDGKTILTGDQVASAKAVIGEENGQKKYYVALTFTDEASKIFADVTAANVGKQISIVYDGKVVSSPVVREAITGGQCSIDGMKDNTEAENLASTIRIGSLSVELEELRSNVVGAKLGQEAIATSLKAGAIGFGILTVFMIALYLLPGVAAILALILYVDLTVCLIAAFEITLTLPGIAGVILAVGMAVDANVIIFTRIKEEIGLGHSTKQAINAGFQKALSAIVDGNVTTIIAAVVLYLRGSGTVKGFASTLALGIILSMITALFVTRFIINCFYSIGLEGEKLYGKKVDKKPIQFLQKRKIFFVISAIMIVIGIVGMGMNKSKIGDIFNYGLDFKGGTSTNVTFNEDMSLEDISSKVVPVVESVTKDASTQTQKVQGTNQVIIKTRTLSKDEREQLNQSLVSKFGVDESKITAESISGAVSAEMRMDAIWATIIATVLMLFYIWFRFRDIRFAASSVFALIHDVLVLIACYAVFRWSVGSTFIACILTIVGYSINATIVIFDRIRENMKILSKKTSKEDILNTSITQTLTRSINTSLTTFIMVFVLYILGVSSIREFALPIMVGVVCGTYSSVCLASAFWYILSGKGKKKGKEA
- the scfA gene encoding six-cysteine ranthipeptide SCIFF; this encodes MKHVKTLNEKTLKESLKRGGCGECQTSCQSACKTSCTVGNQGCENPDR
- a CDS encoding HlyC/CorC family transporter encodes the protein MSSSDIVQFVVLILLLLTSAFFSSSETALATANKIKLRSMAEHGNKSAALAIKVTGESDKMLSAILIGNNVANLTASSLVTTLTIKVVGNRLVGIATGILTIAILIFGEIIPKTLAARNAETIALLFVKPIYLLMTVLTPVIFLVNKAAALIFLLLGMDSSTKSEAMTEEEIRTIVDVGHEEGIIENEERKMINNVFDFAATVVRDIMIPRIDMTFIDVNLSYEEVIEIFKNDMFTRMPVYEESTDNVIGIINIKDLLLVEDKEKFQIKDYIRQPLYTYEYKKVAELMAEMRKTFSNIVIVLDEYGVTAGMLTIEDMLEEIVGDIRDEYDEEEDENLVKLGKGDYLIEGSMRIDDLNDKIGTQLTSQEYESIGGLVMEILGKVPKEKDAIEVEGIRISVEKMDKARIETVRLTLPKKL
- the scfB gene encoding thioether cross-link-forming SCIFF peptide maturase, whose translation is MIHQYINNGYHIILDVNSGSVHVADPILYDAVAIAEPVIGEMEKPEKISKEAVATICEELTKKGYPQKEIEETLLDMQELIDAEELFTQDTYESYVRDFKARKTVVKALCLHIAHDCNLACKYCFAEEGEYHGRRALMSFEVGKKALDFLVANSGNRRNLEVDFFGGEPLMNWSVVKQLVEYGRSLEEANNKKFRFTLTTNGMLLNDEVIEFCNREMANVVLSLDGRKEINDMMRPTRGGKGSYDVIVPKFQKFAKSRGTKDYYIRGTFTKNNLEFSKDVLHFADLGFKQTSMEPVVGAEDEPYAIQWEDVPKIKEEYDKLAVEYVKRKKEGRGFNFFHFNIDLTQGPCVAKRLSGCGSGTEYLAVTPWGDLYPCHQFVGHEEFLLGNVDTGVVKTEIRDEFKLCNVYAKPKCKDCYARFYCSGGCAANSNNFHGNITDVYDIGCELQKKRIECAIMIKAAMADEA
- the yajC gene encoding preprotein translocase subunit YajC; this encodes MVNLGAVVAAAGGKGGTLIIVAYVIIFAAMIYFMSYRPQKKEKKRMDEMMSTLAVGDSVLTSSGFYGVVIDITEDTVIVEFGNNKNCRIPMQKAAIVQIEKPE